CCGTCCCGGCCGATGAGGAAGCCGATATTGGCGATGGCGTCGGCGTTGTCGGGCGTGGCGTCGGCGATTAAGCCCTTGCGCACGAACAGGCCGGGGCCGACCTCCTCCATCGTGAACGAGTCCGCGGCCCGGCCGAGGGTCGGCAGGCAACACAGGCACAGGCCGGCGAACAGGGCATGCCGCCGCGACAGGGTGCGCCCCGCGCCAGACGACTCCCGTGGATGGACGGCGGTCGCCGTCATGCCGAAACCTCCCTGTTCTTATTGTCTACCATTAAGTAGGTAGATTTTTGCGCCGTCAAGTGTCAGACAGTCGGTGAGGAGCCGGCGGGGCGCACGTTCGTGTGAGCCGGAGGGAAGAGGGCCGCGATGAGGGATACCCGCGCCGAATTGCTGATTCAGGCCGAGACCCTGGTTCGGGGGCGCGGCTATGCCGGTTTCAGCTACGCCGACCTCTCCGAGGCGGTGGGGATCCGCAAGGCCAGCATCCACCACCATTTCCCCACCAAGGTCGATCTCGGGGCCGCCCTGGTCGCGGCCTACGCGGCCCGCTACGCCGCCGCCCTCGACACGATCCGCACCACGGTGGCGGACGGGCCGGGCCGGGTCGCGGCCTACGGGAAGCTGTATCTCGGCGGCGTCGAGCAGGGGCTCGGCTGCCTCTGCGCGGCGCTGGCCATCGAGGGCGAGGCCCTGCCCGAGCGCCTGCGCCGGGACATCGCGACGTTCTTCGAGGGGCATCTCGCCTGGCTGGAGGCGATCCTGCGCGAGGGCCGGCCGACGGGACCGTCCGCGACGGCGCGGAGGCCGCGGTGCTCGCCCGCTACGTCATCGCCACCCTGGAGGGCGCGCTGCTGATGGAGCGCCTGTTCGCGAGCCCTGCCTCCTTCGAGGGGACGCTGGCCGTGCTGGTCGAGGGTCTCAGGCCGCGGTGAAGCGGGCGTAGCCGTCCGCCCGCAGCCGGCAGGCCGGGCAGGTGCCGCAGCCGTAGCCCCAGGGATGGCGCTGGCCGCGCTCGCCGAGGTAGCAGGTGTGGCTCTCCTCGGCGATCAGGTCGACCAGCGGCCGGCCGCCCAGGGACTCGGCGAGCCCCCAGGTCTGCGCCTTGTCGAGCCACATCAGCGGCGTGTGCAGTACGAAGCGGCGCTCCATGCCGAGGTTGAGCGCGACCTGCAGCGCCTTGATCGTGTCGTCGCGGCAATCGGGATAGCCGGAATAGTCGGTCTCGCACATACCGCCGACCACGTGGCGGAGGCCTCGCCGGTAGGCGAGCGCCGCCGCGAAGGTCAGGAACACGATGTTGCGGCCGGGCACGAAAGTGTTGGGCAGGCCGGACGCCTCGTAGCCGATCGCAGCGTCTCGGGTCAGCGCCGTCTCGGACACCTGCCCGAGGGCGTCGAGGGCGAGCGTATGGTCATCGCCGAGCCGGCTCGCCCAGGCGGGGACGATGCGCGTCAGCCCCTCTCGCAGGGCGGCGCGCCGGTCGAGCTCGACCCGGTGGCGCTGGCCGTAATCGAACCCCAGGGTCTCGACCCGGTCGAACCGGTCGAGCGCCCAGGCCGGCAGGTGGCCGAATCCTGGCCGCCGGAGAACAGCACCAGCGCGGCGCGGTCTCCGGGGCCGACAGGGTCATTCGCCATCGTACTCCGCCCAGGACATCGGGGTCTCGGCGACCCGAACCAGGGCGAGCCCCGGCAGGTCCGGTCGCAACCGATGCCAGATCCAGGCCGCGATGTTCTCGGCGGTCGGGTTCTCCAGCCCCTCGATCTCGTTGAGGCAATGGTGGTCGAGCCGCGCCAGCAGCGGGCCGAAGATCGACTCGATGTCGTAGAAATCGATCACCCAGCCGGTCTGGGGATCGACGGGCCCGGCGACGGTCAGCTCGACCCGGTAGGAATGCCCGTGCATCCGGTGGCAGCGGTGGGTCTCGGGCACGTTCGGCAGCCGGTGGGCCGCTTCGAAGGTGAAGGCTTGGGTGATTCTCATCGGTTTCGTCGCAGCGATCCCACCCGCACCCTCATCCTGAGGTGCCCGCGCGAGCGGGCCTCGAAGGAGCCCTCCAGCGCGCGGCGGTTGCTGGAGCCCTCCTTCGAGAGCTTCGCTGCGCCGCGCCACCTCGGGATGAGGTGATCTGGTGGGAGGATGCGGGATCGTCGGATCCGTTATCGGGTCGGGACCCTCATAGCACCGAATCAATCCCTGTGCCCGCCTAGTCGGATGCCTTCTCGGAAACCCCGGCCTGCGCGAAGGTCGCCATGCCGGTGTGGCAGGCGAGCGCGCCCTTGAGCAGGCCCATGGCCATGCCGGCGCCCGAGGCCTCGCCGAGCCGCATGCCGAGCGCCAGCAGCGGCACGAGGCCCAGCCGCTCCAGCACCTCCGCGTGGACCCCCTCCGCCGAGACGTGGCCGGCCAGGCAATGGTCGAGGGCGCTCGGGTCGGCGGCGTGCAGCACGGCGGCCGCGGCGGTCGCCACGTAGCCGTCGATCACCACCGGGATGCGCTGCAGCCGGGCCGCCAGGATCGCCCCCGCCATGGCGGCGATCTCCCGGCCGCCGAGGCGCGCTAGCACCTGGAGCGGGTCGTCGAGATGCCCGGCATGGTGGGCGAGCGCCGCCTCCACGGCGGCGACCTTCCGGTCGAGGCCATCCCGGTCCACGCCGGTGCCGCGCCCGACCCAGTGGGCGGGGTCGCCGCCGAACAGGGCGGCGTAGAGGGCGGCCGCCACGGTGGTGTTGCCGATGCCCATCTCGCCAATGCCGAGGCAGTCGGTGCCGGCGGCCACCGCCTCCATGCCGAACGCCATCGTGGCGACCGTGGCGCGCTCATCGAGGGCCGGCGCTTCCGTGATGTCGCCGGTCGGCATGTCGAGGGCGAGGTCGAACACCTTGAAGCCGAGCCCGTAGGCCGCGCAGATCTGGTTGATCGCCCCGCCCCCGGCCGCGAAATTGTCGAGCATCTGCCGGTTGACCGCGTCCGGGAAGGCCGAGACCCCTCGGCGTGTGACTCCGTGGCTGCCGGCGAAGACGCAGACCAGCGGCCGGTCGAAGGTCGGCGGCGCCTTGCCCTGCCACGCCGCCAGCCAGGACACGAGGCTCTCCAGGCGCCCGAGGGAGCCCGCGGGCTTGGTCAGGGTCGCGTCTCGGGCCGCGACGGCGGCCTGCGCGTCCCGGTCCGGGCCGGGCATGGCCTTCAGCAGGTTGCGGATGTCGTCGAAGGGACCGGGTTCGGGAGCGGTCATCGGGTCGGTCACCGGGTCGGACATGGCGGCGATGATTTCCTGTGGGCGCCCCCCGACGGGGAGACGAAGCCGGATCGGGGCGACTATACTGGACCGGCTCGCTCCACCGGAGCGCGATTGCGGGCGGAAGCGAGAGACCGCGATGGACAGGCAGACCGGCGGGGAGGCCGACTGGCCCGGGCGCGGCGCCCTCTACGACCTCGCCGGGTGCCTGCGCTTCTACTCCCGCCTGCCGGTGCCGCAACTGCCCGGCGAGCCGGACCCGCATCGGAGCCCCGACTTCACCACACTGCCGCGGATGCTGCCGCTGGCCGGCCTGATCCTCGCGCTGCCGGCCGCGCTGGTGCTGGCGGCCGGCTGGCGGATCGGGCTCGGGCCGTTCCTGGCCGCGACGCTCGCCATCGCGGTCCTGGTGGTGGCGACCGGCGCGCTCCACGAGGACGGGCTCGCCGACGTCGCGGACGGCTTCGGCGGCGGCACGACCCGGGAGCGCCGCCTGGAGATCATGCACGACAGCCGGATCGGCGCCTACGGCGGCGCGGCCCTGGTCCTGGCGCTGGCCCTGCGGATCGGCGCCTTGGCGACGCTCCTCGACCGGACCGGCTACGCCGCCGCAACCGGCCTGATCCTGGCCGCGGCCCTGTCGCGGGTCGCCGCCCTCGCTCCGATGGTGCTGCTGCCGCCGGCCCGCCCGGGCGGGCTCTCGGCCTCGGTGGGGCGTCCGGACCGGGCGAGCCGCCACCGCCCTCGTCCTCGGCGCGGTGCTGGCGGTCCTGGCGGTGCCGCTCGGCCTGCCGTTCGGCGGTGTGGCGCTGATGATCCTGTGCGCGGGCCTCGCGGCGCTGGCCCTGGTCAGGCTCGCGCGCGCCCGGATCGGCGGCCAGACCGGGGACGTGATCGGCGCCTGCCAGCAGGTCTCGGAGATCGCCGCTCTGGTGGCGCTGGTCGCGGCGGTGGCGGCGTGACGGTTCGCCCGCGGTCATGACCCGGCCACGATCCCCCGGCCAAGGTTTCCCGATGTTGCCCGCCCAGAAGCCCTCCTCGCCCTGCACCAAGGTCTGCGTGCTCGACGCCGCGACCGGGCTGTGCTGCGGCTGCGGGCGGACCCGCGACGAGATCGGCGCCTGGGGCTCGCTGTCGGAGGCGCAGCGCCGGACCATCATGGCCGGGCTCGAAGCCCGGATGCGCGGTGCCGGCCTCATGCCCCTGGAGGAGCCGCTGCCGTCATGATCTATCTCGGGCTGGCCGCGATCGCGCTCGTCCTCGTCGCCCTGGTCCTCAGCGACGGCAGCGACAGCGTCGGCGGCGTGATCGAGCCCG
This window of the Methylobacterium tardum genome carries:
- the cobT gene encoding nicotinate-nucleotide--dimethylbenzimidazole phosphoribosyltransferase; protein product: MSDPVTDPMTAPEPGPFDDIRNLLKAMPGPDRDAQAAVAARDATLTKPAGSLGRLESLVSWLAAWQGKAPPTFDRPLVCVFAGSHGVTRRGVSAFPDAVNRQMLDNFAAGGGAINQICAAYGLGFKVFDLALDMPTGDITEAPALDERATVATMAFGMEAVAAGTDCLGIGEMGIGNTTVAAALYAALFGGDPAHWVGRGTGVDRDGLDRKVAAVEAALAHHAGHLDDPLQVLARLGGREIAAMAGAILAARLQRIPVVIDGYVATAAAAVLHAADPSALDHCLAGHVSAEGVHAEVLERLGLVPLLALGMRLGEASGAGMAMGLLKGALACHTGMATFAQAGVSEKASD
- a CDS encoding DUF1289 domain-containing protein; the encoded protein is MLPAQKPSSPCTKVCVLDAATGLCCGCGRTRDEIGAWGSLSEAQRRTIMAGLEARMRGAGLMPLEEPLPS
- the queD gene encoding 6-carboxytetrahydropterin synthase QueD; protein product: MRITQAFTFEAAHRLPNVPETHRCHRMHGHSYRVELTVAGPVDPQTGWVIDFYDIESIFGPLLARLDHHCLNEIEGLENPTAENIAAWIWHRLRPDLPGLALVRVAETPMSWAEYDGE